From a single Piliocolobus tephrosceles isolate RC106 chromosome 21, ASM277652v3, whole genome shotgun sequence genomic region:
- the C2CD4C gene encoding C2 calcium-dependent domain-containing protein 4C yields the protein MRKSNMWFLERLRGSGENGAARGVGSEAGDKASKGPLYSNVLTPDKIPDFFIPPKLPSSPVEGEGQAALGPSTSEQNLASAAPRQTPRSPRLPAKLAAESKSLLKAATRHVIQIESAEEWPPEEATDTDPQAQGAMSLPSVPKAQTSYGFTTLAESPHTRRKESLFHSEHGALAQVGSLGAGRRRAAAKANGGDGGPREAGGALMSPGRYFSGGESDTGSSAESSPFGSPLLSRSVSLLKGFAQDSQAKVSQLRHSVGRHGPLSADDSTPDTSPGSRRRLTRRALPEPGPESGQARGEHTVHVGPRGSVRLLAEYEAGQARLRVRLLAAEGLYDRLYDARSINCCVGLCLVPGKLQKQRSTIIKNSRHPVFNEDFFFDGLGPASVRKLALRIKVVNKGSSLKRDTLLGEKELPLTSLLPFL from the coding sequence ATGAGAAAATCCAACATGTGGTTCTTGGAGCGGCTTCGGGGGTCTGGGGAGAACGGCGCTGCCCGGGGCGTGGGGAGCGAGGCGGGGGACAAGGCCTCCAAGGGGCCCCTATACAGCAATGTGCTGACGCCCGACAAGATCCCCGACTTTTTCATCCCCCCCAAGCTGCCCTCGAGCCCCGTGGAGGGCGAGGGACAGGCCGCGCTGGGCCCGTCCACGTCGGAGCAGAACCTGGCCTCCGCGGCCCCCCGCCAGACCCCACGGAGCCCCCGGCTGCCTGCCAAGCTGGCGGCCGAGAGCAAGAGCCTGCTGAAGGCAGCCACCCGGCACGTGATCCAGATCGAGAGTGCTGAGGAGTGGCCGCCTGAGGAGGCCACTGACACCGACCCCCAGGCCCAGGGCGCCATGTCCCTGCCCTCTGTCCCCAAGGCCCAGACGTCTTACGGCTTCACCACGCTGGCCGAGAGCCCCCACACTAGACGCAAGGAGTCTCTGTTTCACAGTGAGCACGGGGCCCTGGCCCAGGTGGGCTCCCTGGGTGCCGGGCGCCGCCGGGCAGCTGCCAAGGCCAACGGGGGTGATGGGGGCCCCAGGGAGGCTGGCGGGGCCCTCATGAGCCCCGGCCGCTACTTCAGTGGCGGGGAGAGCGACACGGGGTCCTCAGCCGAGTCCTCTCCCTTCGGGTCCCCTCTGCTCTCCCGCTCGGTGTCACTGCTCAAAGGCTTTGCCCAGGACAGCCAGGCCAAGGTGAGCCAGCTCCGGCACTCCGTCGGCCGCCACGGCCCCCTGTCAGCTGATGACAGCACTCCAGACACCAGCCCTGGGAGCCGGCGTCGCCTGACCCGCCGGGCCCTCCCGGAACCTGGCCCAGAGTCGGGCCAGGCGCGTGGAGAGCACACGGTCCACGTGGGCCCTCGGGGCAGCGTGCGGCTGCTGGCAGAGTACGAGGCAGGCCAGGCCCGCCTGCGGGTGCGCCTGCTGGCTGCGGAGGGCCTCTACGACCGCCTGTACGATGCCCGCAGCATCAACTGCTGCGTGGGCCTGTGCCTGGTGCCCGGCAAGCTGCAGAAGCAGCGCAGCACCATCATCAAGAACAGCCGCCACCCCGTCTTCAACGAGGATTTCTTCTTCGACGGCCTGGGGCCGGCCAGCGTCCGGAAGCTGGCCCTCAGAATCAAGGTGGTGAACAAGGGCAGCAGCCTCAAGCGGGACACGCTGCTCGGGGAGAAGGAGCTCCCCCTGACCTCCCTGCTCCCCTTCCTGTAG